A stretch of the Filimonas lacunae genome encodes the following:
- a CDS encoding ABC-F family ATP-binding cassette domain-containing protein yields the protein MISVKNVTLAYGKRVLFDEVNINFMKGNCYGVIGANGAGKSTFLKILSGEIEPNKGSVEITKGERMSFLKQNQFEFDEHTVLNTVLMGHKKMWEVMHEKDAIYLKEDFTEEDGLRAGELEGEFGEMGGYTAESDAGTLLGSLGITDDMHYSLMKDIPSNMKVRVLLAQALFGNPDILLLDEPTNGLDIETIGWLENFLAEYENVVLVVSHDRHFLDQVCTHVADVDRSKIKVFTGNYTFWYESSQLAARQATDKNKKTEEKRQALMDFIARFSANASKSKQATSRKKALEKLTIEEIEPSNRRYPGIIFQPQREVGNQILNVENLSKSIDGSKLFDKVNFSVNKGDKIAFLSKNPLAVTSFFEIINNNEKADGGKFEWGTTITPAYLPIENGEFFKEGLSLLDWLRQFVPPHVTDADEPFLRGFLGKMLFSGDDIAKKTNVLSGGEKVRCMVSRMMLQNPNVVVLDQPTNHLDLESIQSFNEGCNAFPGIVLLTSHDHTFMQTVATRIIELTPKGIIDRLMTFDEYLADARVKELRQEMYS from the coding sequence ATGATCAGTGTTAAAAATGTTACCCTGGCTTATGGTAAAAGGGTGTTGTTTGATGAAGTAAATATCAATTTCATGAAAGGCAACTGCTACGGTGTAATCGGAGCAAACGGTGCAGGTAAATCCACCTTTCTGAAAATTCTGAGCGGCGAAATAGAGCCGAACAAAGGTTCGGTGGAGATTACGAAAGGTGAGCGTATGTCGTTCCTTAAACAAAACCAATTTGAATTTGATGAGCATACGGTATTAAATACCGTGCTGATGGGCCACAAGAAAATGTGGGAAGTGATGCACGAGAAAGATGCCATTTATTTAAAGGAAGATTTTACCGAAGAAGATGGTCTGAGAGCAGGTGAGCTGGAAGGCGAATTTGGTGAAATGGGCGGTTACACTGCCGAAAGTGATGCTGGTACCTTATTGGGTAGCCTGGGTATTACTGACGATATGCACTACAGCCTGATGAAGGACATTCCTTCTAACATGAAAGTACGTGTGTTATTGGCGCAGGCTCTGTTTGGTAACCCCGACATCCTGTTGTTGGATGAACCTACCAACGGTCTGGATATTGAAACCATTGGCTGGTTGGAAAACTTCCTGGCCGAATACGAGAACGTGGTACTGGTAGTGAGCCATGACCGTCACTTCCTGGACCAGGTATGTACACACGTTGCGGATGTGGACAGAAGTAAGATTAAAGTATTTACCGGTAACTATACTTTCTGGTACGAAAGCTCTCAGTTAGCAGCACGCCAGGCCACCGATAAGAATAAGAAAACAGAAGAGAAGCGTCAGGCTTTGATGGACTTCATTGCCCGATTCAGCGCCAACGCCTCTAAAAGTAAGCAGGCTACTTCCCGTAAAAAAGCTTTGGAGAAATTAACCATTGAAGAAATTGAACCTTCTAACCGCCGCTACCCTGGTATCATTTTCCAGCCGCAGCGTGAAGTGGGTAACCAGATTCTGAACGTGGAAAACCTGAGCAAAAGCATAGATGGCAGCAAGCTGTTTGATAAAGTGAATTTTAGTGTAAACAAAGGCGATAAAATTGCTTTCCTGAGCAAAAACCCGCTGGCGGTTACCTCTTTCTTTGAAATCATCAATAATAATGAAAAGGCCGATGGCGGTAAGTTTGAATGGGGCACTACCATTACACCTGCCTACCTGCCTATTGAAAACGGTGAGTTCTTTAAAGAAGGCTTAAGCCTGTTAGATTGGTTACGTCAATTCGTTCCACCACATGTAACAGATGCTGATGAACCTTTCCTGAGAGGTTTCCTGGGTAAAATGTTGTTTAGCGGTGATGATATTGCGAAAAAAACCAACGTATTAAGCGGTGGTGAAAAAGTACGTTGCATGGTAAGCCGCATGATGCTGCAAAACCCTAACGTAGTGGTGCTTGATCAGCCAACCAACCACCTTGACCTGGAAAGTATCCAAAGCTTCAACGAAGGTTGTAATGCTTTCCCTGGTATAGTGTTGCTTACTTCTCATGACCATACGTTTATGCAAACGGTAGCTACCCGTATTATTGAGTTAACGCCTAAAGGCATCATTGACCGTCTGATGACGTTTGATGAGTACCTGGCCGATGCACGTGTGAAAGAACTGAGACAAGAGATGTACAGCTAA
- a CDS encoding succinate dehydrogenase cytochrome b subunit → MTWKQVFTSSVGRKLTMGLSGIFLILFLLVHAGLNACIWANDDGEMFNRAAHFMGDNVVPRILEIGLFVFILLHIIQGFALEASNRSKRGVGYAVNYGNRGSKWYSRSMGLLGTIILLFLITHLVHFWVPSRFTGLDEVALTNGVMVHNLFKQMAIVFENLWVVVLYVVGCISLAYHLAHGFQSAFRTMGVHNKRYVAMIKCMGYGFAVIVPLAFALMPVSMHFHWINIPTYN, encoded by the coding sequence ATGACCTGGAAACAAGTGTTTACTTCTTCTGTGGGCCGAAAATTGACAATGGGCCTGTCCGGAATCTTCCTGATTTTATTTCTACTGGTTCATGCAGGGCTGAATGCCTGTATCTGGGCCAACGATGATGGTGAAATGTTTAACAGAGCTGCTCACTTCATGGGTGATAACGTAGTCCCGCGCATCCTCGAAATCGGGTTATTTGTATTTATCCTGTTACACATTATTCAGGGTTTTGCACTGGAAGCCAGCAACCGCAGCAAAAGAGGTGTTGGTTACGCAGTTAACTACGGCAACAGAGGTAGTAAATGGTACAGCCGCAGCATGGGTTTATTAGGTACTATCATTTTATTGTTCCTGATTACCCACCTGGTACATTTCTGGGTTCCTTCCCGTTTTACCGGTTTGGATGAAGTTGCTTTAACCAACGGTGTTATGGTACACAATCTGTTTAAGCAAATGGCTATTGTGTTTGAAAACCTGTGGGTTGTAGTATTATATGTAGTAGGTTGTATTTCTCTGGCCTATCACCTGGCGCATGGTTTCCAGAGTGCTTTCCGCACTATGGGCGTGCACAACAAAAGATATGTGGCCATGATTAAGTGCATGGGTTACGGTTTTGCAGTTATTGTGCCGCTGGCTTTTGCCCTAATGCCTGTTAGCATGCACTTTCATTGGATCAATATCCCAACCTACAACTAA
- a CDS encoding sensor histidine kinase: MLITVTPIKLRFFAPDTLPGAKVFMTSGHCCTSFLGHYTLSIPLSQQFFHFKTNTAMSKSAIDLVKREDETNSSFLKRLFVSFSHEVRSYIQNIPRFCNEIKAGKRVDQNWEGIYLGTKFAMSILDNMTEAVKITEGEQAYFPQKKKFDFLELLNTIAQLRTMEDTSKRNVKIITSGINEIQLNSDYILVSQILNNVLQNAFKYSKGTNEIEVECTRQNTDLTIDITNWGDTIPEDALEVIFEPFKRINPERTGVGLGLYISKQIVTALQGKIKATSFKEEGKNTFTIALPNCIVINQFNRA; this comes from the coding sequence ATGCTTATAACTGTAACACCTATTAAACTACGCTTTTTTGCACCCGATACTTTACCGGGAGCGAAAGTATTTATGACAAGCGGGCATTGCTGCACCTCATTTTTGGGACACTATACCTTATCTATCCCACTTTCACAGCAATTCTTTCACTTTAAAACTAACACCGCTATGTCAAAGTCAGCAATTGATTTAGTAAAAAGAGAAGATGAAACAAATTCCAGTTTTCTCAAACGATTATTTGTTTCATTCAGTCATGAGGTCAGAAGCTACATTCAAAACATTCCGCGATTCTGTAATGAAATAAAAGCAGGCAAACGGGTTGATCAAAATTGGGAAGGGATTTATTTAGGGACAAAGTTTGCAATGTCCATTTTAGACAACATGACCGAAGCTGTAAAGATTACAGAGGGAGAGCAGGCCTATTTCCCCCAAAAAAAGAAATTTGACTTTCTGGAACTACTTAATACTATTGCTCAACTACGAACGATGGAGGACACCAGTAAAAGAAATGTAAAAATAATTACATCAGGTATTAACGAAATACAGTTGAACTCTGATTACATCCTAGTTTCACAGATACTCAATAACGTGTTGCAAAACGCTTTTAAATATTCCAAAGGCACGAATGAAATTGAAGTAGAATGCACCAGGCAGAACACAGATTTGACAATTGATATAACCAATTGGGGAGACACTATACCTGAAGATGCACTGGAAGTAATATTTGAACCATTTAAACGAATCAATCCAGAACGTACCGGAGTTGGGCTAGGGCTTTATATTTCAAAACAGATAGTAACAGCCTTGCAGGGAAAGATAAAAGCAACAAGCTTTAAAGAAGAGGGTAAGAACACATTCACAATTGCGCTTCCGAATTGCATAGTAATAAATCAATTCAATAGAGCATGA
- a CDS encoding ABC transporter permease, translating to MLKVAGILLNGFLMALQELKVNKLRTFLSLFGITIGIFCIIGVLATVGSMEGKIQKEISDFGSNSIYIDKWEYTNSSDYPWWKFVNRPVPKYGEVAFIKERSSLAAYVSYFNSITTTISYEDNQLSNVNINGVSEDYNNIQNIDIAYGRYMTDAEFKQGSAVAVIGFENAEQLFGNAERAVGKTISFDRKNVTIAGVIAKQGSSLIGGVDYDHVLITSYRFFASIYNVNATYLDPYIMVKGKENVPTPALQDELKGVMRQIRRLGPTEEDNFALNDISAFSDQIGGFFGTVNIGGWAIAGLSLIVGAFGVANIMFVTVKERTSQIGLKKAIGAKKTIILSEFLMESAFLCLLGGVIGLILVWLLAAGLSTVLPFPIIIAPGVIILAFSICLILGVAAGIIPALMAARMNPVEAIRSK from the coding sequence ATGCTAAAAGTTGCAGGTATATTATTGAATGGCTTCTTAATGGCTTTGCAAGAGCTGAAAGTAAACAAGCTGCGTACATTTTTATCGCTGTTCGGTATCACTATAGGTATCTTCTGTATTATAGGGGTGCTGGCTACGGTGGGCAGTATGGAGGGAAAAATTCAGAAAGAAATCAGCGACTTTGGCAGTAACAGTATCTATATAGATAAGTGGGAATACACCAATAGCAGTGACTATCCCTGGTGGAAATTTGTAAACCGCCCGGTGCCTAAATACGGTGAGGTGGCTTTTATAAAAGAGCGCAGTTCGTTAGCCGCTTATGTAAGCTATTTTAACTCTATCACTACTACTATATCTTACGAAGACAATCAGTTAAGCAATGTAAATATTAATGGGGTAAGCGAAGATTACAACAACATTCAAAACATTGATATTGCCTATGGCCGTTACATGACAGACGCGGAGTTTAAGCAGGGCAGCGCAGTGGCAGTGATAGGGTTTGAAAATGCCGAACAATTGTTCGGAAATGCCGAAAGGGCAGTAGGTAAAACTATTTCGTTTGACAGGAAAAATGTAACCATTGCAGGAGTGATAGCCAAGCAAGGTTCCAGCCTGATTGGGGGAGTAGATTACGACCATGTATTAATAACCTCGTATCGATTTTTTGCCAGTATCTATAATGTAAATGCCACTTATCTCGATCCCTATATTATGGTAAAGGGAAAAGAGAATGTGCCTACACCTGCACTGCAGGATGAACTGAAAGGTGTGATGCGCCAGATACGCCGCTTAGGTCCTACGGAAGAAGATAATTTTGCCTTAAATGATATCAGTGCTTTCAGCGACCAGATAGGCGGCTTTTTTGGAACGGTGAATATTGGTGGCTGGGCCATTGCAGGCCTGAGTTTAATTGTAGGGGCTTTTGGTGTAGCCAATATCATGTTTGTAACCGTAAAAGAAAGAACCAGCCAGATAGGTTTGAAAAAAGCCATTGGTGCGAAAAAAACAATTATACTTTCTGAATTTTTAATGGAAAGCGCTTTCCTGTGCCTGTTAGGCGGTGTTATTGGTTTAATACTGGTGTGGTTGCTGGCGGCGGGATTGAGTACCGTACTGCCATTTCCTATTATCATTGCCCCTGGTGTTATCATACTGGCATTTAGCATATGCCTTATATTAGGGGTAGCGGCAGGAATTATACCCGCATTAATGGCGGCAAGAATGAATCCGGTAGAAGCTATTCGCTCTAAATAA
- the tsaD gene encoding tRNA (adenosine(37)-N6)-threonylcarbamoyltransferase complex transferase subunit TsaD, whose amino-acid sequence MKQDIRILAIESSCDETSAAICENGKILSNYIAGQAVHEQYGGVVPELASRAHMQNIVPVVHAALQAAGKQLTDMDAIAFTQAPGLIGSLLVGGQFAKSLALALDKPLIAVHHMQAHVLANLIEDPQPEFPFLCLTVSGGHTQIVLAHSPLHLEVLGETIDDAAGEAFDKTAKLLGLPYPGGPLVDKYAQTGNPKAFTFAEPQIPELNFSFSGLKTSVLYFLQAQTKANPQFVSENVADLCASVQHTIINILLKKVKKAVQQTGIKRICIAGGVSANSGLRNRLKEMGEQQGWQTFIPSFQYCTDNAGMIAITAYHQYLGGKFVTLDVGPSARSEW is encoded by the coding sequence GTGAAACAAGATATCAGAATACTGGCCATTGAGTCGAGTTGCGACGAAACCAGTGCGGCCATTTGCGAAAACGGGAAAATTTTATCCAATTACATAGCCGGTCAGGCGGTGCATGAACAATATGGCGGGGTAGTTCCTGAACTGGCCAGCCGGGCACATATGCAAAATATTGTGCCGGTGGTGCATGCGGCTTTACAAGCAGCCGGGAAGCAGCTGACCGATATGGATGCCATTGCTTTTACACAGGCGCCGGGTTTAATAGGCAGCCTGCTGGTTGGCGGACAGTTTGCCAAATCATTGGCGCTGGCGCTGGACAAACCCCTGATAGCCGTACATCACATGCAGGCGCATGTGCTGGCCAACCTGATTGAAGATCCACAACCGGAATTCCCTTTCCTGTGTTTGACTGTTAGCGGTGGTCATACACAGATTGTGTTGGCGCACAGTCCGTTACACCTGGAAGTGCTGGGCGAAACTATTGACGATGCAGCAGGAGAAGCGTTTGATAAAACAGCTAAACTGTTAGGGTTACCTTACCCCGGCGGTCCGTTGGTAGATAAATATGCCCAAACCGGTAATCCTAAAGCTTTCACATTTGCCGAGCCACAGATTCCGGAGTTGAATTTTTCATTCAGCGGCCTTAAAACCTCTGTTTTGTATTTTTTACAGGCGCAAACCAAGGCCAATCCGCAATTCGTTTCCGAAAATGTGGCCGATCTATGTGCTTCCGTACAGCATACCATTATTAATATATTGTTGAAAAAGGTAAAAAAGGCCGTACAGCAAACGGGTATTAAAAGAATATGTATTGCCGGAGGGGTAAGTGCTAATAGCGGGTTGCGCAACCGGCTGAAAGAAATGGGCGAACAGCAGGGGTGGCAAACCTTTATTCCTTCCTTTCAATATTGTACCGATAATGCGGGGATGATTGCCATTACAGCCTACCACCAGTACCTGGGTGGGAAGTTTGTTACCCTGGACGTTGGGCCATCGGCCAGGTCGGAATGGTAG
- a CDS encoding MlaE family ABC transporter permease, with protein sequence MKQLVNVLTLVGRYILLVKSAFGRPENFKLYWQAFIQQCEEIGLRTFWIVIGISAFLGMVTVVQTAYMITIPVIPKFVIGMVARDSVILELAPTGIACVLSAIVGFRIASEIGYMRLSEQIDAQEIMGINTKAFIILPRILAGMYMIPLLMVVAVVVSLIAGGIAGVSKGILTANEYHFGLLNDFKPFGVTMAFVKIVVFSFLIPSISGFMGYYAKGDELAVTKAATQAVTINCILILIADFIITSIMLNM encoded by the coding sequence GTGAAGCAGCTTGTAAACGTATTAACTCTTGTAGGCAGGTATATATTATTAGTAAAATCAGCGTTTGGCAGACCCGAAAATTTCAAACTTTACTGGCAGGCTTTTATACAGCAGTGTGAAGAGATTGGGTTGCGTACTTTCTGGATTGTAATAGGTATCTCTGCGTTTTTAGGAATGGTAACTGTGGTGCAAACCGCGTACATGATCACTATTCCTGTTATCCCAAAATTTGTAATTGGTATGGTGGCGCGCGACTCCGTTATCCTGGAGCTGGCGCCTACAGGTATAGCCTGTGTGTTATCAGCTATTGTTGGCTTTCGCATTGCTTCTGAAATAGGCTACATGCGTTTAAGCGAGCAGATAGATGCACAGGAAATCATGGGTATTAACACCAAAGCCTTTATTATATTACCGCGCATACTGGCGGGTATGTACATGATCCCGCTTTTAATGGTAGTAGCAGTAGTTGTGAGTTTAATTGCAGGTGGCATTGCGGGTGTAAGTAAAGGGATACTTACTGCTAATGAATATCATTTTGGTTTGCTGAACGATTTTAAACCGTTTGGCGTTACGATGGCCTTTGTAAAAATTGTAGTGTTCTCTTTTTTAATACCCAGTATATCGGGTTTTATGGGTTATTATGCCAAAGGAGATGAGCTGGCTGTTACCAAAGCAGCTACCCAGGCGGTTACCATTAATTGTATACTGATTCTGATAGCAGATTTTATTATCACCTCTATTATGCTCAACATGTAG
- a CDS encoding RNA polymerase sigma factor, translated as MEQKELDRIEEIILFRKMSKGDTAAFDFFFDKVSNRVYGYLLKMTKNEAIAGELLQSVFIELWDQRKNFDTVMYPRAFLLKIVSQKLYPVVLEILKKKYHRA; from the coding sequence ATGGAACAAAAAGAACTCGACAGAATAGAGGAAATAATCCTATTCAGGAAAATGTCAAAAGGCGATACAGCAGCCTTTGATTTTTTTTTTGATAAGGTTAGCAATCGGGTTTACGGATACTTACTGAAAATGACCAAAAACGAAGCGATTGCCGGAGAATTACTACAATCAGTTTTTATAGAGCTTTGGGATCAAAGAAAAAATTTTGATACTGTTATGTATCCCCGTGCCTTTTTGTTAAAAATCGTTTCCCAAAAACTATATCCCGTAGTATTAGAAATACTTAAAAAAAAATATCATAGAGCCTGA
- a CDS encoding helix-turn-helix domain-containing protein — protein MLESQYLKDQQLLLGRQITFLRIKAGFNNKETVGKIYTGSDKRSSIISRFEKGNNLKLVSIIRLANIFKVPVYCFFDFQRKFRVIINDRYVDDLEVRLKSTLLMVAKNMKRLRKERNWSQLDLEIETGIDRATLGLYETGSENLEFDTLVIISQGFKVEVLQLLRAD, from the coding sequence ATGCTAGAAAGCCAGTATTTAAAAGACCAGCAACTGTTACTTGGGCGACAAATCACTTTTTTAAGAATTAAAGCCGGATTTAATAATAAAGAAACAGTTGGCAAGATTTATACAGGTAGTGATAAAAGAAGTTCTATAATAAGCAGGTTTGAAAAAGGGAACAATCTTAAATTGGTTTCAATTATAAGACTAGCTAATATTTTTAAAGTTCCTGTGTATTGCTTTTTCGATTTTCAAAGAAAATTTAGGGTGATAATAAATGATAGATATGTAGATGATCTGGAAGTGCGGCTAAAATCAACTTTATTGATGGTAGCTAAGAATATGAAAAGGTTAAGAAAGGAGAGAAATTGGTCACAGCTTGATTTGGAAATAGAAACTGGTATAGATAGAGCCACACTTGGCCTTTATGAAACTGGTTCTGAAAATTTAGAGTTTGATACATTGGTAATAATCTCTCAGGGTTTCAAAGTTGAAGTACTACAGCTATTACGCGCTGATTAA
- a CDS encoding fumarate reductase/succinate dehydrogenase flavoprotein subunit, with protein sequence MLDSRIPAGKLEEKWTDYKGHCKLVNPANKRKLEIIIVGTGLAGASAAAALGEMGYKVKTFCFQDSPRRAHSIAAQGGINAAKNYQNDGDSVFRLFYDTIKGGDYRAREANVHRLAEVSANIIDQCVAQGVPFAREYGGLLSNRSFGGTQVQRTFYAAGQTGQQLLIGAYQALERQVALGTVTQYSRHEMLEVVTVDGKARGIIARDLVTGKLERHFGHAVLLCTGGYGNVFYLSTNAMGSNVTAAWKAHKKGAHFANPCYTQIHPTCIPVTGDYQSKLTLMSESLRNDGRIWVPKKQNDTRKAADIPEDERDYYLERRYPAFGNLVPRDVASRAAKERCDAGYGVGTSKQAVYLDFADAVIRYGKIECGKLGIEATAEVVREHGLAVVKEKYGNLFDMYDKITGENPYETPMRIYPAVHYTMGGVWVDYELMTAVPGLYALGEANFSDHGANRLGASALMQGLADGYFVIPYTIGNYLADEIYNKPISVEHEAFAEAEKSVADRLSTLMNIKGKQSVESLHKRLGKIMWDKCGMGRTEQGLKEAIEEIRALKKEFWSDVRIPGTINEFNPELDKAGRVADFIELGELMCIDALNRNESCGGHFREEYQTPDGEAQRDDANYMYVAAWKYKAEHEWELFKEELKYEVIKPSQRNYK encoded by the coding sequence ATGTTAGACTCAAGAATTCCTGCCGGAAAATTAGAGGAAAAGTGGACCGATTATAAAGGACATTGCAAATTGGTAAACCCTGCCAATAAGCGTAAGCTGGAAATTATTATAGTAGGAACCGGCTTAGCAGGTGCTTCAGCTGCAGCTGCACTTGGCGAAATGGGTTATAAAGTAAAAACTTTCTGTTTCCAGGACAGCCCTCGCCGTGCACACTCTATCGCTGCACAAGGTGGTATCAACGCCGCCAAAAACTATCAGAACGATGGCGACTCTGTATTCCGTTTATTTTACGATACCATTAAAGGTGGCGACTACCGTGCACGTGAAGCCAACGTTCACCGTTTAGCTGAAGTAAGCGCTAACATTATTGACCAGTGCGTGGCACAAGGTGTACCTTTTGCACGTGAATATGGTGGTTTATTAAGCAACCGTTCCTTTGGTGGTACACAGGTACAAAGAACATTCTATGCTGCGGGTCAAACCGGTCAGCAATTATTAATAGGTGCTTACCAGGCGTTAGAGCGTCAGGTAGCATTAGGTACTGTTACTCAATACAGCCGTCACGAAATGCTGGAAGTGGTTACCGTTGATGGTAAGGCACGTGGTATTATTGCCCGCGACCTGGTTACCGGTAAACTGGAAAGACACTTTGGTCATGCTGTATTATTATGTACCGGTGGTTATGGCAACGTATTCTATTTAAGTACCAACGCTATGGGTAGCAACGTTACCGCAGCGTGGAAAGCACACAAAAAAGGTGCACACTTTGCCAACCCTTGTTACACTCAAATTCACCCAACCTGTATTCCTGTTACAGGCGACTATCAAAGTAAACTGACCCTGATGTCAGAATCTTTACGTAACGATGGTCGTATCTGGGTTCCTAAAAAACAAAACGATACCCGTAAAGCTGCCGACATTCCGGAAGACGAGCGTGATTACTACCTGGAAAGAAGGTATCCTGCCTTTGGTAACCTGGTACCACGTGACGTGGCTTCCCGTGCTGCAAAAGAAAGATGTGATGCCGGTTACGGTGTAGGTACTTCTAAACAGGCGGTTTACCTCGATTTTGCAGATGCGGTTATCCGTTACGGTAAAATTGAATGTGGTAAACTGGGCATCGAAGCTACTGCAGAAGTAGTTCGTGAGCATGGTTTAGCAGTAGTAAAAGAGAAATACGGTAACCTGTTTGATATGTATGACAAAATCACAGGTGAAAACCCATACGAAACCCCAATGCGTATTTACCCTGCGGTACACTATACCATGGGTGGTGTTTGGGTAGACTATGAACTGATGACTGCCGTACCAGGTTTATACGCTTTAGGTGAAGCTAACTTCAGCGATCACGGCGCCAACCGTTTAGGAGCTTCTGCACTGATGCAAGGTTTGGCTGATGGTTACTTTGTAATTCCTTATACTATCGGTAACTACCTGGCCGATGAAATTTACAACAAGCCTATCTCTGTAGAACATGAAGCATTTGCTGAGGCTGAAAAATCAGTAGCCGACCGCCTGAGTACCCTGATGAACATCAAGGGTAAGCAAAGCGTGGAAAGCCTGCACAAACGCCTGGGTAAAATCATGTGGGATAAATGTGGTATGGGCCGTACAGAACAAGGTTTGAAAGAAGCGATTGAAGAAATCCGCGCGCTGAAAAAAGAGTTCTGGAGCGATGTAAGAATTCCCGGTACCATTAACGAGTTTAACCCTGAGTTGGATAAGGCTGGTCGTGTGGCTGACTTTATTGAATTAGGAGAACTGATGTGTATCGATGCACTGAACAGAAATGAAAGCTGCGGCGGTCACTTCCGTGAAGAATATCAGACTCCGGATGGTGAAGCACAACGCGACGATGCCAACTACATGTATGTAGCTGCGTGGAAATACAAAGCTGAACATGAGTGGGAATTGTTCAAAGAGGAACTGAAATACGAGGTGATTAAACCTTCACAACGTAACTACAAATAA
- a CDS encoding helix-turn-helix domain-containing protein, translated as MDTILIPNEGDFKRWIKEAIKECIGDLSSIQLNNESTSEQEPLLSRKEIAGIFKVSLVTLHEWMKGGLPFHKQGGRVYFFKSEVIAYIKQKRGNNSVIQMAILKHVA; from the coding sequence ATGGATACCATCTTAATTCCTAATGAGGGTGACTTTAAGCGGTGGATAAAAGAAGCAATAAAAGAATGTATTGGTGATTTATCATCTATCCAACTGAATAACGAATCTACGTCGGAGCAGGAGCCGCTACTGTCCAGGAAAGAAATTGCTGGAATATTTAAAGTGTCGCTTGTAACATTACATGAATGGATGAAAGGAGGTTTGCCATTTCATAAGCAAGGTGGGCGTGTCTATTTTTTTAAGTCAGAAGTGATCGCCTACATCAAACAGAAGAGAGGGAATAATAGTGTAATTCAAATGGCGATTTTGAAGCACGTGGCGTAA
- a CDS encoding glycosyltransferase family 2 protein, producing the protein MNPPEVAIVILNYNGRNYLEKFLPSVLASTYTNKRVIVADNASLDDSVAFVKANFPQVELILNTSNYGFAGGYNKALEQVKSDYYVLLNSDVEVTPNWIEPVITLMQQDSAIKVCQPKLLDYHRKDYFEYAGASGGWLDFLGYPLARGRVFETLEKDKQQYNDPIPIFWASGAAMFIEADVYHAAGGLDEYFFAHQEEIDLCWRVQLAGHKLYCCPASVVYHVGGGTLPKGHRKTYLNFRNNIIMLLKNLPASEKIWKIPFRILLDWAFAFKCILSGDTNSVKAIFKAHYDVIAWTKTEKAFRPVAIKPMRQLAGVVERSIVWAYFLKGRKIFTEIVQ; encoded by the coding sequence TTGAACCCTCCTGAAGTTGCTATTGTAATTCTAAACTACAACGGAAGAAATTACCTTGAAAAATTCCTTCCCTCCGTATTGGCTTCTACCTATACTAATAAACGCGTTATTGTAGCCGACAACGCTTCTTTAGATGACTCTGTTGCTTTTGTAAAAGCGAATTTTCCGCAAGTAGAACTTATTCTCAATACCAGCAACTATGGTTTTGCCGGGGGCTATAACAAAGCACTGGAGCAGGTAAAGAGTGATTATTATGTGTTGCTGAATTCGGATGTGGAAGTAACACCCAACTGGATTGAGCCGGTAATAACATTAATGCAGCAAGACTCCGCTATTAAAGTCTGCCAGCCCAAACTGCTGGATTACCACCGGAAAGATTATTTTGAATATGCTGGTGCGTCTGGTGGCTGGCTCGACTTCCTGGGTTATCCTTTAGCCCGTGGCCGCGTGTTTGAGACGCTGGAGAAAGACAAACAACAATACAACGATCCCATACCTATTTTCTGGGCTTCCGGCGCAGCTATGTTTATTGAAGCGGATGTATATCATGCGGCAGGTGGACTGGATGAATATTTCTTTGCTCATCAGGAAGAAATTGATCTGTGCTGGCGGGTGCAACTGGCAGGGCATAAGTTATACTGTTGCCCCGCATCAGTGGTATATCACGTAGGAGGGGGCACTTTACCTAAAGGGCATCGCAAAACCTATCTCAACTTCCGCAACAATATTATCATGCTGCTAAAGAATTTGCCTGCTTCGGAAAAAATATGGAAGATTCCTTTCCGTATTCTGCTGGATTGGGCATTTGCGTTTAAATGTATTCTGAGTGGAGATACTAATAGTGTAAAAGCCATTTTTAAAGCACACTATGATGTAATTGCCTGGACTAAAACAGAGAAAGCCTTTAGGCCGGTGGCTATTAAACCCATGCGCCAACTGGCTGGTGTAGTGGAACGTTCTATTGTGTGGGCGTATTTTTTAAAAGGAAGGAAGATATTTACAGAAATTGTTCAGTAA